A region from the Kineothrix sp. IPX-CK genome encodes:
- a CDS encoding DUF2953 domain-containing protein, producing MLHIVLLILKIIGVTLAILLGVLLLMICLALFVPVRYRIQADGKLGEDEPLRVRIKVTWLFHILNALMTYSKAVRVRIRIFFFTLFDSSRPKKEKKEKIEKKPKAKKEKQKVQAEQAEPQAVTEELPPGPSAEKKEPEEAAGNNTIGNDSVIKDTVFEDKDKTDASIGDNVECGEESGLLKKLRAFYFKVIAFFRKLIDFFQKFLEIIRNIEYTIAAMCDKIKKIIENIGYYTELLQGEVFKEAFGISKKQLFRIIRNVRPRKCDVHLTVGTGDPASTGQILAIYGMLYPFIGNNVIVQADFENMILEGSLDIRGRVTAFTLLIAAFRLYRDKNIRQLLNLLKREDS from the coding sequence ATGCTGCATATCGTATTACTGATACTGAAAATAATAGGAGTGACTCTGGCAATCCTCTTGGGCGTCTTGCTTCTAATGATCTGTCTGGCGTTGTTTGTTCCGGTCAGATATCGTATTCAAGCAGACGGAAAGCTGGGAGAGGACGAGCCTCTTCGTGTGAGGATCAAAGTAACGTGGCTTTTTCACATCCTAAACGCTCTTATGACCTACTCAAAGGCGGTGAGAGTTAGGATACGGATATTCTTTTTCACTCTTTTCGATTCCTCCAGACCGAAGAAAGAGAAGAAAGAAAAAATTGAAAAGAAGCCTAAAGCAAAGAAAGAAAAGCAGAAAGTGCAGGCAGAGCAGGCAGAACCCCAAGCGGTTACGGAAGAACTGCCGCCCGGTCCTTCAGCGGAGAAGAAAGAGCCGGAGGAAGCTGCTGGAAATAATACGATCGGAAATGATTCTGTGATAAAAGATACCGTATTCGAAGATAAGGATAAAACAGATGCCAGCATCGGGGACAATGTAGAATGCGGAGAAGAGAGCGGGCTCTTAAAAAAACTGAGAGCATTTTATTTTAAGGTAATAGCTTTTTTTCGAAAATTAATAGATTTCTTTCAGAAATTTTTGGAAATAATAAGAAATATTGAGTACACAATAGCAGCTATGTGTGATAAAATAAAAAAGATTATTGAGAACATAGGATATTATACGGAGCTTTTGCAGGGAGAAGTTTTTAAGGAAGCCTTTGGAATTTCGAAAAAACAACTTTTTCGTATTATCAGAAACGTCCGGCCGAGGAAGTGTGACGTCCACCTGACGGTAGGCACCGGTGATCCGGCAAGTACGGGACAGATACTCGCTATTTACGGAATGTTATATCCCTTCATCGGGAATAATGTTATTGTACAGGCGGATTTTGAAAATATGATACTAGAAGGCAGCTTGGATATAAGGGGCAGGGTTACCGCTTTCACGCTTCTTATCGCAGCCTTTCGGCTGTATCGGGATAAGAATATCAGGCAATTGCTGAATTTATTAAAAAGGGAGGACTCTTAA
- a CDS encoding peptidoglycan D,D-transpeptidase FtsI family protein, with protein MRAMKNKADNNRKKINIQIAIVTFLFVGAFVGMMGYICFYSITNKQELINNSYNSRQKMLIAKNIRGTIYSKDGDVLAETATDSDGEETRQYPYANLFSHAVGYSTNGRAGVEALGNYYLINSNAPLSDKVAYDVSGEKYPGDDIYTTLDVNLQEVAYNALGVYRGAIIVTQPSTGKILAMVSKPDFDPNQIDAIWDDLVVDEDNSILLNRTTQGLYPPGSTFKIVTALEYIRENPDSYKNYTFNCTGSFSDGTDRINCYHGQSHGNEDFALSFAKSCNSSFANIGLKLDKSQFDDTLENLMFNDELPLKMNYSKSRITVNEDSTNADMMQTAIGQGTTGMTPIHLNMITSAIADGGIVMQPYMIDRVENSAKTVIKQFAPSSYRRLMTEEESDILTGLMTGVVEEGTASRLKGLSYTAAGKTGSAEYNNVKEDSHAWFTGFAPVEEPEICVTIIIEGAGSGGDYAVPIAKRIFDAYFGA; from the coding sequence ATGAGAGCGATGAAGAATAAGGCAGATAATAACAGAAAAAAAATAAATATTCAGATTGCGATAGTGACCTTTTTATTTGTGGGTGCTTTTGTGGGAATGATGGGATACATCTGCTTTTACTCCATAACTAATAAACAGGAGCTGATTAACAACAGCTATAACAGCAGGCAGAAAATGCTCATAGCAAAAAACATCAGGGGGACCATATATTCCAAGGATGGCGATGTGTTGGCAGAGACGGCAACAGACAGTGACGGGGAAGAGACGAGACAGTACCCTTATGCGAATCTGTTTTCCCACGCGGTGGGCTATTCCACCAACGGCAGAGCCGGTGTGGAAGCCTTAGGCAATTATTATTTGATCAATTCCAATGCCCCTTTGTCGGACAAGGTGGCCTACGATGTATCAGGCGAAAAATATCCGGGAGACGATATATATACCACGCTGGATGTAAACCTTCAGGAGGTGGCATATAATGCGCTCGGAGTATACAGAGGCGCAATCATTGTGACTCAGCCCTCCACGGGAAAGATTCTTGCCATGGTTTCCAAGCCTGATTTCGATCCGAATCAAATAGATGCCATTTGGGACGATTTGGTGGTGGATGAGGATAACAGCATTCTGCTTAACCGCACGACACAAGGTTTGTATCCGCCCGGCTCAACCTTTAAGATCGTTACGGCGCTGGAATATATAAGAGAGAATCCCGATTCCTATAAAAACTATACATTTAATTGTACCGGAAGCTTCTCAGACGGGACCGACAGAATCAATTGTTACCATGGACAAAGCCATGGAAACGAAGACTTTGCATTGTCTTTCGCAAAATCATGCAACTCCTCCTTCGCCAATATAGGGCTTAAATTAGATAAGAGCCAATTCGACGATACGTTAGAGAATTTGATGTTTAACGATGAACTTCCTCTGAAGATGAATTACAGCAAAAGCAGAATAACGGTAAATGAAGACTCCACTAACGCAGACATGATGCAGACCGCAATCGGTCAGGGAACCACCGGCATGACGCCTATTCATCTAAATATGATTACCAGTGCCATTGCAGATGGTGGTATAGTGATGCAGCCCTATATGATCGATCGAGTGGAGAACAGTGCAAAAACGGTAATCAAACAGTTTGCACCGTCTTCCTATCGCAGACTGATGACTGAAGAAGAATCTGATATTCTGACCGGATTGATGACTGGAGTAGTGGAGGAAGGAACTGCCAGCAGGCTAAAGGGCTTGTCCTACACCGCGGCGGGGAAGACCGGCTCCGCAGAATATAACAATGTAAAAGAAGATTCTCATGCGTGGTTTACTGGCTTCGCACCGGTGGAAGAGCCGGAGATCTGTGTAACTATCATTATAGAAGGAGCAGGTTCCGGCGGCGATTATGCGGTTCCTATAGCAAAGAGAATATTCGACGCATATTTTGGCGCCTGA
- a CDS encoding HD-GYP domain-containing protein — translation MINIASIALKSGMEIGEDVFNYKNELLVPAGTIIEDNHIKKIVRHCVMSVVVKEAIDYATTRFEKVRLSEGFKKFDAVYSEYLLYYKELMVDFVTKGIPFQIDHLMDIYRAIIPYAQSGELLLDYLYHQLPSEDNMTHAHCLNSALIAGVFAKWLNLSQEDTDILIKCGFFYDIGKLKLPDELIWKSEKLTDLEFAQIKTHTLAGFDLLKDLDLNPHIINATLMHHERCDGSGYPSGLRCDKIDRFAKYIAIIDTYEAMTSSRMYRQSYHPFQIIAGFEKAGFIIYEEAILRPILSHIAAYQVGNDVRLSDGRVAEVVLINQRCLSRPLLRSPEGLIDLSTEPQLQIEAIY, via the coding sequence ATGATTAATATTGCCAGCATTGCCCTAAAATCCGGAATGGAAATCGGTGAAGATGTTTTTAATTACAAAAATGAGCTTCTTGTGCCTGCCGGTACGATTATTGAGGACAACCATATCAAGAAGATCGTCCGCCACTGCGTGATGAGCGTCGTCGTGAAAGAAGCTATCGACTACGCAACTACACGTTTTGAAAAGGTGCGATTGAGCGAAGGTTTCAAGAAATTCGATGCCGTTTACAGCGAATACCTTCTTTATTACAAAGAACTTATGGTAGACTTCGTTACAAAGGGCATTCCCTTTCAAATCGACCACCTCATGGACATTTATCGTGCAATTATCCCTTATGCTCAAAGCGGCGAACTTTTATTGGACTACCTTTATCATCAGCTTCCCAGCGAAGACAACATGACTCACGCTCATTGCCTGAATTCCGCTTTAATTGCCGGTGTATTCGCGAAATGGCTCAATCTTTCGCAGGAGGATACTGATATCCTGATTAAATGCGGATTTTTCTATGATATTGGTAAATTAAAGCTTCCCGATGAATTGATATGGAAGTCGGAAAAGCTTACAGACCTCGAGTTCGCTCAAATAAAGACGCACACCCTGGCGGGTTTCGATTTGCTCAAGGATCTCGATTTGAATCCTCATATCATCAATGCTACACTCATGCACCACGAGCGCTGTGACGGTTCCGGCTATCCCTCCGGACTCAGATGTGATAAAATAGACCGTTTTGCAAAATACATAGCGATTATCGATACCTATGAAGCTATGACTTCTTCCAGAATGTACCGCCAGTCCTACCATCCGTTCCAAATCATCGCCGGTTTCGAAAAGGCGGGATTCATCATCTATGAAGAAGCTATATTGCGCCCGATTCTGTCTCATATCGCTGCATATCAGGTGGGGAATGACGTACGTCTGAGCGACGGTCGCGTGGCGGAGGTCGTCTTAATCAACCAAAGGTGTTTATCCAGACCGCTTCTCCGCTCGCCGGAAGGACTCATCGATTTATCGACGGAACCACAGTTACAGATAGAAGCTATTTATTAG
- a CDS encoding Asp23/Gls24 family envelope stress response protein: MKASSMDTHMGNISIDNEVIAQYAGSVAMECFGIVGMASVNMKDGLVKLLKMDSMTRGIKVALDNNKLILDFHVIVSYGVSILAVSDNLLSNVKYKVEEFTGIEIEKINIFVEGVRVID; this comes from the coding sequence ATGAAAGCTTCTTCTATGGATACCCATATGGGAAATATTTCTATTGATAATGAAGTAATTGCACAGTACGCCGGTTCGGTGGCCATGGAATGCTTCGGCATAGTCGGAATGGCCAGTGTTAATATGAAAGATGGTCTTGTAAAACTTTTAAAAATGGATAGTATGACGAGAGGCATTAAAGTAGCGCTCGATAATAACAAGCTGATACTCGATTTTCACGTAATCGTCTCTTATGGGGTGAGCATCTTAGCTGTTTCTGATAATCTGCTCAGTAACGTGAAATACAAAGTGGAAGAATTTACAGGTATTGAAATTGAGAAAATCAACATCTTTGTAGAAGGTGTAAGAGTGATTGATTAA
- a CDS encoding U32 family peptidase, whose product MKKVELLAPAGNYECFLGAVHAGADAVYLGGNKFGARAYADNFSEEEIINAVKHAHIYGRKIYLTLNTLVKESEFAEIYDYLQPFYQAGLDGVIIQDMGVFCAVGKWFPGLERHISTQMTVTGSYGAAYVKGLGATRIVPARELSLAEIRNIKSEVDIEIEAFVHGAVCYCYSGQCLFSSIIGGRSGNRGRCAQPCRLPYSVEGKKENYPLSLKDMCTIELIPELIEAGIDSFKIEGRMKSPEYVSGVTALYRKYIDKYYDDGGAGYLVKKEDMEELRSLYIRSEISEGYYHKHNGSDMITLDNPSYGGRDEILSQRIREEYLQGDHRLAVTGKTRLYKNSPAYFALVYKNITAAVYGNIVEEALKQPMNEESIRKQLSKSGNTAFNLDSIEIDMESDIFIPVKALNDLRRIACDALAEKIIANNGLAYPGRKETAGASSNTGKPATISPINKITLHASIQTEEQLGIALKSNISRIYISSDLLETSGAIETTLRNNKKDINFYLAMPHIIRDYDKIFLDKMKALLEGELFSGVLIRNQEELQWLKKFSYSKDIVTDSNLYIWNKEAYEAYKDECVERYLPHELNFKEIARLMEAVGSNALSQIAYGRIPMMVTANCISKTMGFCRKTKENKEAESISGTPFLTDRYRKRFPVYLNCRHCYNIIYNSVPLSLHQSLYKMMKLGVSTFRLDFTMEKGKDVQDIISFYENRIKNTGKDEAKPPFAEYTNAHLNRGVE is encoded by the coding sequence ATGAAAAAAGTAGAACTTCTTGCACCTGCGGGAAATTATGAATGCTTTCTGGGTGCAGTGCATGCCGGGGCAGATGCCGTTTATCTGGGTGGAAACAAATTTGGAGCACGGGCATATGCGGACAACTTTTCGGAAGAAGAAATTATAAACGCTGTAAAGCATGCTCACATATATGGAAGAAAAATATATTTAACGCTGAATACTCTTGTAAAGGAAAGCGAATTTGCGGAGATTTACGATTATTTGCAGCCCTTCTACCAAGCGGGGCTGGACGGTGTCATCATTCAGGATATGGGAGTGTTTTGCGCAGTCGGAAAATGGTTTCCCGGATTGGAGCGCCATATCAGTACACAGATGACCGTGACGGGCTCTTATGGAGCGGCGTATGTAAAAGGCTTAGGAGCTACGCGCATCGTACCGGCCAGAGAGCTTTCTCTTGCGGAAATCAGAAATATAAAAAGTGAAGTGGATATTGAAATAGAGGCCTTCGTTCATGGCGCTGTCTGCTATTGTTATTCCGGGCAATGCTTGTTCAGCAGCATCATCGGAGGCAGAAGCGGCAACAGAGGAAGGTGTGCACAGCCGTGCCGTCTTCCTTATTCGGTGGAAGGCAAGAAGGAAAACTATCCCCTCAGCCTAAAGGATATGTGTACAATAGAACTGATTCCCGAGCTGATCGAAGCCGGAATTGATTCCTTTAAAATCGAAGGAAGGATGAAAAGCCCCGAGTATGTTTCGGGGGTGACCGCTCTTTACCGGAAGTATATAGATAAATATTATGATGACGGGGGCGCAGGATATCTCGTTAAAAAAGAGGACATGGAGGAGCTTCGCTCCTTGTATATCCGAAGCGAAATAAGTGAAGGATATTATCATAAGCATAATGGCAGCGATATGATAACGCTGGATAATCCAAGCTACGGCGGACGGGACGAGATCCTGTCCCAAAGAATCAGAGAGGAATATCTGCAAGGTGACCATCGTTTGGCTGTGACGGGAAAAACGAGACTATATAAAAACAGTCCGGCCTATTTTGCCCTTGTTTATAAAAATATAACAGCTGCCGTATATGGAAATATTGTGGAAGAAGCCTTGAAGCAGCCAATGAATGAGGAAAGCATTCGCAAACAGCTTTCAAAAAGCGGAAATACGGCATTTAATTTAGATAGTATTGAAATTGATATGGAATCCGATATTTTCATTCCCGTAAAGGCACTGAACGATCTGCGCCGCATAGCGTGTGATGCTCTGGCGGAAAAAATAATCGCGAACAATGGCCTGGCCTATCCGGGGCGCAAAGAAACAGCAGGGGCGAGTTCAAATACAGGAAAGCCGGCAACCATCAGCCCGATAAATAAAATAACGCTGCATGCATCCATACAGACCGAGGAACAGCTTGGCATAGCGCTAAAAAGCAATATTTCAAGAATCTATATTTCCTCTGATTTGTTGGAAACATCCGGTGCCATAGAGACCACCTTAAGAAATAATAAAAAGGATATAAATTTTTACCTTGCAATGCCCCATATCATAAGAGATTATGATAAAATATTTTTGGACAAAATGAAGGCGCTGCTGGAGGGCGAGTTGTTTTCCGGAGTATTGATCCGCAACCAGGAAGAACTGCAATGGCTCAAGAAATTTTCCTATAGTAAGGACATTGTCACTGATTCCAATCTCTATATTTGGAACAAGGAAGCCTATGAGGCTTATAAGGATGAGTGTGTGGAAAGGTATCTTCCCCACGAGCTTAATTTCAAGGAAATTGCCAGACTGATGGAAGCTGTGGGCAGCAATGCTCTGTCTCAAATCGCCTACGGAAGAATACCAATGATGGTAACTGCCAACTGCATTTCCAAGACCATGGGATTTTGCAGGAAAACGAAGGAAAACAAGGAAGCAGAAAGTATAAGCGGAACCCCCTTTTTGACGGATCGGTACCGAAAAAGGTTCCCGGTATATTTGAATTGCAGACATTGCTATAATATTATTTATAATTCGGTTCCTTTGTCGCTGCATCAGAGCCTTTATAAAATGATGAAGCTGGGGGTCTCAACATTTCGTCTGGATTTTACTATGGAAAAGGGGAAGGATGTACAGGATATCATATCCTTCTATGAGAACAGGATAAAAAATACCGGGAAAGACGAAGCAAAGCCTCCATTCGCAGAATATACAAACGCGCATTTAAATAGGGGAGTAGAATAA
- a CDS encoding GerW family sporulation protein, which yields MADNNFSGVIESLMKGIDSVLSTKTVVGEATQVGDTIILPLVDVTFGVGAGASSKDNKNGGAGGFTGKMTPSAVLVIKNGTTKLVNIKNQDTVTKILDMIPDIVDKFTSSSDKEEMIADDTAVDIAFPEGTE from the coding sequence ATGGCAGATAATAATTTTTCCGGAGTAATAGAATCTTTGATGAAGGGCATTGATTCCGTGCTTTCGACGAAGACAGTAGTGGGAGAGGCAACGCAGGTTGGAGATACTATCATCCTTCCCCTTGTAGACGTCACCTTCGGTGTAGGGGCAGGAGCCAGCTCCAAGGATAATAAAAACGGAGGAGCAGGAGGCTTTACCGGTAAGATGACGCCCAGCGCGGTATTAGTTATCAAGAATGGTACCACCAAACTGGTCAATATAAAGAATCAGGATACGGTTACGAAGATTCTTGACATGATACCCGATATCGTAGATAAGTTCACTTCTTCTTCCGATAAGGAAGAGATGATTGCAGACGATACTGCGGTAGATATTGCGTTTCCCGAGGGAACGGAGTAA
- the rpmB gene encoding 50S ribosomal protein L28 yields MAKCDICSKGAHFGNNVSHSNRKTNRIWNSNVKNVKCKVNGAAKKLHVCTSCLKSGRVERA; encoded by the coding sequence ATGGCTAAATGTGATATCTGCAGTAAAGGCGCTCATTTTGGTAATAATGTAAGCCATTCTAATAGAAAAACTAACAGAATCTGGAATTCTAATGTGAAGAATGTAAAATGCAAAGTGAATGGTGCAGCCAAAAAATTACATGTTTGTACGAGCTGCTTAAAGTCCGGAAGAGTTGAAAGAGCTTAA
- a CDS encoding FtsW/RodA/SpoVE family cell cycle protein, whose protein sequence is MELYITELSKYVITLFMVLYACECFAVFRYRDEEDRSGIYTRQNILMLLIHFSCFMVICFETGEMSYLFFYAFQQIVLFATVVLFHVIYPRANRLIVNNMCMLLSIGFVVLTRISYEKAVKQFVIVAFSIAITMVIPFFVHRLKFLKSLTWVYALVGAGALAIVLILGTATYGSKISYSIGGVTFQPSEFVKIIFVFFVASALYQSTSFFEVFTTAVVAGIHVVILVISKDLGSALIFFIVYIFMVFIATKNPLYLIAGAAGGSGAAIIAYRVFAHVQVRVQAWSDPWSQIDSAGYQITQSLFAISSGGWFGLGLFQGTPESIPFVEADFIFSAIAEELGIIFSMCMILVCISCFIMFMNISMKLNDRFYQLIAFGLGVTYIFQVFLTIGGGSKFIPLTGVTLPLISYGGSSVLTTLIMFAIIEGLCMIRKDEEKEMLRAEKRKLKKLKNQKQREITYIEDFDESDEE, encoded by the coding sequence ATGGAATTATATATTACGGAACTATCGAAATATGTTATAACCTTATTTATGGTATTGTATGCCTGCGAATGTTTCGCGGTATTCAGATACCGGGACGAAGAGGATAGAAGCGGTATTTACACAAGGCAGAATATTTTAATGCTTTTGATACATTTTTCTTGTTTTATGGTGATTTGTTTTGAAACGGGAGAGATGAGCTATCTGTTTTTTTATGCGTTCCAGCAAATTGTTCTGTTCGCAACAGTGGTGCTCTTCCATGTAATATATCCGCGGGCAAATCGATTGATTGTAAACAATATGTGTATGCTTTTGAGCATCGGCTTTGTAGTCCTTACGAGGATTTCTTATGAAAAAGCCGTGAAACAATTCGTCATCGTGGCATTTTCCATCGCCATAACCATGGTGATTCCTTTTTTTGTACACAGACTTAAATTTTTAAAGAGTCTGACATGGGTTTATGCACTGGTGGGAGCCGGGGCTTTGGCAATAGTGCTCATTCTGGGAACGGCGACCTATGGTTCGAAGATATCTTATTCCATTGGAGGAGTGACCTTTCAGCCCTCGGAATTCGTCAAAATAATCTTCGTATTTTTTGTGGCCAGCGCACTGTATCAATCCACTTCGTTTTTCGAAGTTTTCACTACGGCTGTGGTAGCGGGAATACATGTGGTCATATTGGTCATTTCCAAAGACCTTGGCAGCGCTTTGATCTTTTTTATCGTATATATTTTTATGGTGTTTATAGCCACGAAGAATCCCCTATATCTGATTGCCGGAGCAGCGGGAGGATCCGGTGCGGCAATCATCGCCTATAGGGTGTTTGCTCATGTTCAGGTAAGGGTTCAGGCATGGAGTGACCCGTGGAGTCAAATTGACTCGGCAGGATATCAGATTACCCAGTCGCTGTTTGCCATAAGCAGCGGAGGATGGTTTGGCTTGGGCCTTTTTCAGGGGACGCCGGAATCCATTCCGTTCGTAGAGGCGGACTTTATATTTTCAGCGATTGCGGAAGAGCTTGGAATCATATTTTCCATGTGCATGATTCTCGTATGTATCAGCTGCTTCATCATGTTCATGAATATCTCCATGAAGCTGAACGATCGCTTTTATCAGCTCATAGCCTTTGGTTTAGGAGTAACCTATATATTTCAGGTATTCCTCACCATTGGCGGCGGCAGCAAATTCATTCCTCTTACCGGAGTGACCTTACCGCTCATCAGCTACGGGGGAAGCTCCGTCCTTACGACACTCATCATGTTCGCCATTATCGAAGGGCTTTGTATGATTCGCAAGGACGAGGAAAAAGAAATGCTTCGGGCAGAAAAAAGGAAGTTGAAGAAGCTGAAAAATCAGAAACAAAGAGAAATAACTTACATTGAGGATTTTGATGAGAGCGATGAAGAATAA